The Paenibacillus sp. YPG26 genome includes a window with the following:
- a CDS encoding SDR family oxidoreductase codes for MNETIALITGANKGIGLEIARQLGKQGMIVLTGARSLQKAEQAAKQLHAEQIRAYPVELDVTNPEHIRAAADRITTEYGKLDVLVNNAGIYVDHEGTDVEVMRRGFDTNFFGAYALTHSLLPLLQKSPAGRIVNQSSILGSLGTILTNEMYGSASAPVYTTSKAALNAWTAQLSIQLKDTPIKVNACHPGWVKTDMGGSDAVMEIHEGAETAVYLATLPDDGPTGGFYHKQDTLPW; via the coding sequence ATGAACGAAACAATCGCATTGATCACAGGGGCAAACAAAGGGATTGGCTTGGAGATTGCACGTCAGTTGGGCAAGCAGGGGATGATTGTGCTGACAGGGGCTCGAAGCTTGCAAAAGGCTGAACAAGCAGCTAAGCAGCTGCATGCCGAGCAGATCCGGGCCTATCCGGTAGAACTGGATGTCACGAATCCGGAGCATATCCGCGCAGCGGCAGACCGGATTACAACGGAGTATGGTAAGCTGGATGTTCTCGTGAACAATGCGGGGATCTATGTCGATCATGAAGGTACAGACGTTGAGGTGATGCGGCGAGGCTTCGACACGAACTTTTTCGGTGCTTACGCCCTGACCCATTCCTTGCTTCCCTTACTTCAAAAGAGTCCTGCCGGGCGAATCGTGAATCAGTCCAGCATTCTCGGCTCACTGGGAACCATTCTGACGAACGAGATGTATGGAAGTGCTTCTGCGCCTGTCTATACAACCTCAAAAGCTGCGCTGAACGCCTGGACTGCCCAGCTGTCTATTCAGCTTAAGGACACTCCGATTAAGGTGAATGCTTGTCATCCGGGATGGGTCAAGACCGATATGGGTGGCAGCGACGCGGTTATGGAAATTCACGAAGGAGCGGAGACGGCGGTATACTTGGCCACACTGCCTGATGATGGGCCAACCGGAGGCTTCTATCACAAACAAGATACCTTGCCTTGGTAA
- a CDS encoding TetR/AcrR family transcriptional regulator — protein MMVRPKEFDEQTALAAAMQVFWEKGYEAASMGDLTERMKIGRPSLYATFGGKKELFEAALKAYVELSLTYVEKKLRSMPSVKESLLAYFQGVIEGSGGSNPDFGCMCVNTMVELAPHEPGFAHITADFQTRLTELFKRAIEDGIKSGELSDQLQPSSTARVLTLTAIGLTVTMKTRPDPSQVEHVAAEILTLLE, from the coding sequence ATGATGGTTCGACCTAAGGAATTCGATGAACAGACCGCGCTAGCTGCAGCCATGCAGGTTTTTTGGGAAAAAGGGTATGAGGCTGCTTCCATGGGCGATCTTACCGAACGTATGAAGATTGGACGGCCAAGTCTATATGCGACATTTGGCGGGAAGAAAGAGCTATTTGAAGCCGCACTGAAGGCTTATGTAGAGCTCAGTCTTACCTATGTGGAGAAGAAGCTTCGGAGTATGCCATCGGTGAAAGAGTCGCTGCTTGCGTACTTTCAAGGTGTTATAGAGGGCTCAGGGGGCAGTAATCCGGATTTCGGCTGTATGTGCGTGAATACAATGGTTGAATTGGCACCGCATGAACCGGGGTTCGCTCACATTACAGCGGATTTCCAGACCCGGTTAACTGAATTGTTCAAGAGAGCGATTGAAGACGGGATTAAGTCCGGCGAATTATCGGATCAACTACAGCCTTCTTCCACCGCGCGGGTGCTGACGTTAACCGCGATTGGATTAACTGTGACGATGAAGACGAGACCAGATCCATCGCAGGTTGAACATGTCGCAGCAGAAATTCTTACTCTATTGGAGTAA
- a CDS encoding MFS transporter, with amino-acid sequence MRKKILVYLVSIVAFFGPFTQTIYTPMLPEIGQQFQASQDAINLTVSIYPLFFAIMQLVYGPLIDKYGRRRILLIGFLFFLLATVGAAMSSSVQMLILFRALQACGGAVGSVAALTVIGDLFEGKLRGRAMGIYQMLVALGPGLGPIFGGFVGQHYGIHRIFWALLGITGILWFILLLFLPETRTITSGVDRFRIRHLSNVLTHRVGLAIVVLGSVQYSVFYLLLILLPSILTDLYKLSPSQTGLMFLPISLCVVIGSLVGGRIQEYFDLKKLLVTMAFLNMATVLLFAVFASVSLPILTCCLSLFGIFLGLSLPLQTTLLANELPHHRATSTGVYNFFRYVWMTIGPVVGTYFYRFGFQVEFYACVIIFGCSLVFIYRQFFFGADVSRG; translated from the coding sequence ATGCGAAAAAAAATTCTCGTCTATTTGGTATCTATCGTGGCCTTCTTCGGTCCATTCACTCAAACTATTTATACACCTATGTTGCCTGAGATTGGACAGCAATTTCAAGCGTCGCAGGATGCAATCAATTTGACAGTATCCATTTATCCGCTTTTTTTCGCAATCATGCAACTCGTATATGGACCGCTAATCGATAAGTATGGTCGACGTAGAATTCTGTTAATCGGATTTCTGTTTTTTTTGTTGGCAACTGTAGGTGCGGCAATGTCTAGCTCTGTTCAAATGCTTATCTTATTTCGTGCATTACAAGCCTGTGGAGGAGCAGTTGGATCAGTCGCTGCTCTTACTGTAATCGGGGATTTATTTGAGGGGAAGTTACGAGGTCGAGCCATGGGCATTTATCAAATGCTTGTCGCACTTGGACCGGGATTGGGGCCCATATTCGGAGGATTTGTTGGACAGCATTATGGCATACATCGTATATTCTGGGCTCTGTTAGGAATCACAGGGATACTATGGTTCATCTTGCTTCTATTTTTACCTGAAACCAGAACGATAACTAGCGGTGTTGATCGGTTCCGTATCCGACATTTATCCAATGTACTTACTCATCGGGTAGGTCTAGCTATTGTCGTTCTTGGTTCCGTCCAATATTCCGTCTTCTATTTGTTATTGATTTTACTACCAAGTATTCTTACCGATCTTTATAAACTAAGTCCTAGCCAGACGGGACTGATGTTCCTTCCTATATCCTTATGTGTCGTTATTGGAAGCTTAGTGGGCGGTCGTATTCAAGAGTATTTTGATTTGAAAAAGTTACTTGTTACTATGGCATTTTTGAATATGGCAACTGTTCTGTTATTTGCAGTATTTGCTTCAGTTTCGTTGCCAATTTTGACCTGTTGTCTTTCTCTCTTTGGCATTTTCCTTGGTCTATCTCTTCCATTGCAAACCACGCTGCTCGCAAATGAACTGCCGCATCATCGGGCTACATCTACAGGTGTATACAATTTTTTTCGTTATGTCTGGATGACAATCGGTCCCGTCGTAGGGACGTATTTTTACCGCTTCGGTTTCCAAGTGGAGTTTTATGCATGTGTGATCATATTCGGATGCTCCCTCGTATTCATTTATCGACAATTCTTTTTCGGAGCAGATGTGTCCCGTGGATGA
- a CDS encoding helix-turn-helix domain-containing protein has product MYELNGKQFYCPIELSVSILAGRWKSTIICELLQGKKRYGELKKNILNINHKMLAEQLRELESAGVIQRYVYPVVPPKVEYELTALGEGLRPAVELLRQWGMYFKSDPDESQAVARDVKEVL; this is encoded by the coding sequence ATGTATGAATTAAACGGGAAGCAGTTTTACTGCCCCATCGAACTTTCTGTTTCTATACTTGCTGGTAGATGGAAATCGACCATTATTTGCGAACTACTTCAAGGAAAAAAAAGATATGGTGAACTCAAGAAAAATATATTGAACATTAATCATAAAATGCTAGCTGAACAATTACGAGAGTTGGAGTCTGCCGGGGTCATACAGAGATATGTCTATCCTGTAGTTCCACCAAAGGTGGAATACGAGTTAACAGCATTAGGAGAAGGTCTGCGACCTGCTGTTGAACTTCTGAGGCAATGGGGGATGTACTTCAAATCCGATCCAGATGAATCGCAAGCCGTTGCTCGGGACGTAAAGGAAGTATTATAA
- a CDS encoding NAD(P)H-dependent oxidoreductase: MKTLVIVTHPNINESRINKAWVQELQQHSNITIHQLYQAYPNEVIDVAREQALLEAHDRVILQYPFYWYNMPPLLKKWLDAVLQYGWAYGPDGDKMQGKEIGVAISTYGSKESYQLGGTNRFTIEELLKPIDAMCNYIGARFIPPFTLSDVSNVTDEELEKSKLDYVRYITSVQTTSV, from the coding sequence ATGAAAACATTAGTCATTGTCACTCATCCAAATATTAACGAATCCCGTATCAATAAGGCGTGGGTCCAAGAATTACAGCAGCACAGCAACATTACAATCCATCAACTATATCAAGCTTATCCGAACGAAGTCATAGATGTGGCCAGGGAGCAGGCACTCTTGGAAGCGCATGACCGCGTCATTTTGCAATACCCGTTCTATTGGTACAATATGCCGCCATTACTGAAAAAATGGTTAGATGCCGTACTGCAATATGGCTGGGCTTATGGTCCGGACGGAGATAAAATGCAAGGCAAAGAGATTGGAGTTGCGATATCGACCTACGGTTCAAAAGAATCATATCAGTTGGGTGGGACTAACCGATTTACGATCGAGGAATTGCTCAAGCCGATCGATGCCATGTGTAATTATATCGGTGCTCGATTTATACCCCCGTTTACATTGAGCGATGTATCAAATGTGACCGATGAGGAGCTCGAGAAAAGCAAACTCGATTATGTAAGATACATTACATCTGTTCAGACTACTTCTGTGTGA
- a CDS encoding C40 family peptidase encodes MNNTNTRRIGKAIVGISLSLLVSMSGNILLTSESAHAASTATAASSTAANRIIASGKTFLGTPYKFGAKTGVTRSFDCSSFTQYLYKKVGVRIPRSSRDQSKAGKYVSKSKLKAGDLVFSDTNRDGVINHVSIYIGNGKLLHTYRVGIGVTISTFKGSTWDRTYVTARRVL; translated from the coding sequence ATGAACAACACGAACACAAGACGTATTGGTAAAGCAATAGTGGGAATCAGTCTGAGCCTCTTGGTCTCTATGTCTGGAAACATTCTATTAACCTCGGAGTCTGCACATGCAGCTTCAACTGCTACGGCAGCCAGCAGCACAGCCGCGAACCGGATCATTGCCTCTGGGAAGACATTCCTGGGAACTCCTTATAAGTTTGGAGCGAAGACTGGAGTAACCAGAAGCTTCGATTGCTCTTCCTTTACCCAATATCTCTATAAGAAGGTCGGCGTCCGCATTCCGCGTTCGTCCAGAGACCAATCCAAAGCGGGCAAGTATGTATCCAAGAGCAAGCTTAAGGCAGGAGATCTGGTATTCTCTGATACAAACCGCGATGGTGTGATTAATCACGTAAGCATTTACATTGGGAATGGAAAGCTGCTTCATACATACCGGGTAGGTATCGGTGTCACCATTTCCACATTCAAGGGAAGCACCTGGGACAGAACATACGTCACAGCTCGCCGTGTACTGTAG
- a CDS encoding TauD/TfdA family dioxygenase: MSNLAGKGTITGIQVQPVAGRIGAEIHGVRLGADLDPETIAEIRQALLKYKVIFFRGQEHLDDAGQEALAGLLGAPVAHPTVPIKDGTEYVLELDSAHGGRADSWHTDVTFVDAYPQASILRSVVVPEAGGDTVWANTAAAYDNLPEELRNLVDRLWAVHTNQYDYAAHREQISEEAARHHKEVFVSTLYETEHPLVRVHPETGERTLLLGHFAKKITGLSANDSAQLISLLQSHITRLENTVRWRWSVGDVVIWDNRATQHYAVNDYGDQHRVVRRVTIDGDVPVSIDGRKSRTLTKTGRSSESEAQTA; encoded by the coding sequence ATGAGTAATTTGGCTGGTAAGGGAACGATCACGGGGATTCAGGTTCAACCGGTGGCAGGCAGAATTGGCGCGGAAATTCACGGTGTTCGTCTGGGTGCGGATCTTGATCCAGAGACGATTGCCGAAATCCGCCAGGCTTTGCTGAAGTATAAAGTGATTTTTTTCCGTGGACAGGAGCATCTGGATGATGCCGGACAGGAAGCACTTGCAGGCCTGCTTGGCGCTCCGGTGGCTCACCCGACGGTTCCGATCAAGGATGGCACAGAATATGTGCTGGAGCTGGATTCGGCTCATGGAGGCCGGGCAGATTCATGGCATACGGATGTGACTTTTGTGGATGCTTACCCTCAGGCTTCGATCCTTCGTTCCGTGGTGGTGCCCGAAGCAGGTGGGGATACCGTGTGGGCCAATACCGCCGCGGCCTATGACAATCTCCCTGAGGAACTGAGGAACCTTGTTGACCGGCTGTGGGCGGTGCACACGAACCAGTATGATTATGCAGCTCACCGCGAGCAGATCTCGGAGGAAGCGGCTCGCCATCATAAGGAAGTGTTCGTCTCCACCCTGTATGAGACCGAGCATCCGCTCGTACGTGTGCATCCCGAGACCGGGGAGCGGACACTGCTGCTCGGACACTTTGCGAAGAAGATTACAGGTCTCTCCGCGAACGATTCTGCCCAGTTGATCTCCCTGCTTCAGTCTCATATTACCCGCCTTGAGAACACAGTCCGCTGGCGCTGGTCTGTTGGCGACGTGGTAATCTGGGATAACCGGGCCACACAGCATTATGCTGTGAATGATTACGGAGATCAGCACCGGGTGGTACGCAGGGTTACTATTGATGGCGATGTGCCTGTCAGCATTGATGGACGCAAGAGCAGAACGCTTACGAAGACAGGTCGAAGCTCGGAGAGTGAGGCTCAGACGGCATAG
- a CDS encoding LLM class flavin-dependent oxidoreductase, whose product MSKSTRQMKLGAFLMTPGHHVAAWRYPGAEASEVLNLKFYKKLAQTAERGKFDMLFLADGYSVSEKYAEAVAQTVTVRPEPITLLSALAAVTEHVGLAGTVSTTYNEPYHVARKFASLDHLSSGRAAWNVVTSANPDEALNFNKESHLLHSLRYERAEEFLNVVTGLWDSWEDDAFLYDKDNAAFADKSKLHTLHHKGEWFSVKGPLNVARPVQGYPVIIQAGSSDPGKELAARTAEVIFTAWQTLEEAQRFYRDVKGRLAKYGRSPEDLKIMPGIFPIIGRTEEEAIEKKALLEQLIPEEAGVSLLSQLISFDLSPYPVDGPLPDLPELNQINGGKTRFTLLKDLAERENLTIRQLYQRIAGARGHREIFGTPVQIADQLEEWFLSGAADGFNIMPPYLPGGLEEFVDLVVPELQKRGLFRTEYSGTTLRDHLELKRPVHPAAIESTAVLYSVN is encoded by the coding sequence ATGAGCAAGAGTACCCGTCAAATGAAACTCGGAGCCTTCCTGATGACACCTGGCCATCATGTGGCAGCCTGGCGATATCCCGGAGCGGAAGCTTCGGAAGTCCTGAATCTGAAATTCTATAAGAAGCTGGCCCAGACTGCGGAGCGGGGGAAATTCGACATGCTGTTCCTGGCGGATGGATACTCGGTCTCGGAGAAATATGCCGAGGCGGTTGCCCAGACGGTAACCGTACGTCCGGAGCCGATTACGCTGCTATCTGCGCTGGCTGCCGTAACGGAGCACGTGGGTCTTGCGGGAACCGTATCGACCACTTATAACGAGCCGTATCATGTGGCCCGCAAGTTCGCCTCACTGGATCATTTGAGCAGCGGGCGCGCAGCCTGGAACGTGGTCACCTCCGCGAATCCGGATGAAGCGCTCAATTTCAATAAAGAGAGCCACCTGCTGCACTCTCTACGCTATGAACGGGCGGAAGAATTCCTGAACGTGGTCACGGGTCTGTGGGACAGCTGGGAGGACGATGCCTTCTTATATGACAAGGATAACGCGGCTTTTGCAGATAAGAGCAAGCTTCATACCCTCCATCACAAAGGCGAGTGGTTCTCGGTTAAGGGTCCGCTGAATGTAGCCCGGCCGGTTCAAGGGTATCCGGTCATTATTCAGGCCGGTTCATCCGACCCCGGCAAGGAGCTTGCCGCACGGACGGCCGAGGTGATATTCACAGCGTGGCAGACGCTGGAGGAAGCCCAGCGCTTCTACAGGGATGTGAAGGGTAGACTGGCCAAGTATGGACGCTCACCGGAGGATCTGAAGATTATGCCGGGAATATTCCCGATTATCGGAAGGACAGAAGAGGAGGCCATTGAGAAAAAAGCGCTGCTGGAGCAGCTCATTCCCGAGGAGGCGGGGGTAAGCCTGCTGTCCCAGCTGATCAGCTTCGATCTCTCGCCATATCCGGTGGATGGACCTCTTCCGGATCTTCCGGAACTGAATCAAATTAACGGTGGTAAAACCCGCTTCACCCTGCTGAAGGATCTGGCTGAGCGGGAGAATCTTACGATTCGTCAATTGTATCAGCGCATTGCCGGCGCACGGGGTCACCGCGAGATCTTCGGAACTCCCGTACAGATTGCGGATCAATTAGAAGAGTGGTTCCTGAGCGGCGCAGCAGATGGATTCAACATTATGCCGCCGTATCTGCCGGGAGGACTTGAAGAATTCGTGGATCTGGTTGTGCCCGAGCTTCAGAAGCGGGGCTTGTTCCGTACCGAGTACTCGGGAACAACCCTGCGGGATCATCTCGAACTGAAGCGGCCTGTGCACCCTGCTGCTATTGAAAGTACGGCCGTCCTGTACAGTGTCAACTGA
- a CDS encoding ABC transporter permease has translation MANSGAGEVLVRLEKKEARRSGKRALGWAFEKLHQAFKASIVIIAFMAVWEAAPRLGWTNATFLPPLSEVLSTWWGLLLSGDLAEHTKVSLVRSIGGFTLALLVSVPLGLAIGWWKTAAQYLNPLLELFRNTAVLALLPVFIMLLGLGETSKIAIIFYACVFPLLLNTISGVRNVDPLLIRSARSMGLSPLQLFRKVVLPASVPTIFVGIRQAGAASILVLVAAEMAGAKSGLGYFIQYTQFSFQITEMYAGIITISIFGVILNYALVTLEKKLTAWKQASNE, from the coding sequence ATGGCTAATTCAGGAGCAGGAGAAGTGCTTGTCAGATTGGAGAAGAAGGAAGCCCGGAGAAGTGGAAAGAGAGCTCTGGGCTGGGCATTTGAGAAGCTGCACCAGGCTTTCAAAGCATCCATTGTTATCATTGCCTTTATGGCTGTATGGGAAGCAGCACCACGGCTTGGCTGGACCAATGCCACCTTTCTTCCCCCTTTAAGTGAGGTGCTGAGCACCTGGTGGGGCCTGCTCCTCTCGGGAGACCTTGCTGAACATACGAAGGTCAGCCTGGTTCGCTCGATTGGAGGCTTCACCCTGGCTCTGCTTGTCAGTGTTCCGCTGGGCTTGGCGATTGGCTGGTGGAAGACCGCTGCGCAGTACTTGAACCCGCTGCTGGAATTGTTCCGTAATACCGCGGTACTTGCGCTTCTCCCTGTATTCATTATGCTGCTGGGTCTTGGAGAGACGTCCAAGATCGCCATCATCTTCTATGCCTGCGTATTTCCGCTGCTGCTGAATACGATCAGCGGTGTAAGGAATGTGGATCCGCTGCTGATCAGATCCGCCAGGTCGATGGGACTTTCTCCACTGCAGCTGTTCCGCAAGGTCGTGCTGCCTGCCTCGGTTCCGACCATCTTTGTGGGTATTCGCCAAGCGGGGGCGGCCTCCATCCTCGTTCTCGTCGCTGCCGAAATGGCAGGGGCCAAGTCGGGGCTAGGGTATTTCATTCAGTACACGCAGTTCAGCTTTCAGATTACGGAGATGTATGCAGGGATTATCACCATCTCCATCTTCGGTGTCATTCTGAACTACGCGCTCGTTACGCTCGAGAAGAAGCTGACTGCTTGGAAGCAGGCTTCGAATGAGTAG
- a CDS encoding ABC transporter ATP-binding protein, whose translation MTANTAKISIQQVNKAFRVTRRPGDLKANQEPVKALDSINLDVKPGEFMVIVGPSGCGKSTLLDLLAGLTTPSSGQILLDGKPITGPNLDRGIVFQQYALFPWKTALANVEFGLETKGVPRKERREIAQEYIQLVGLAGFEHRYPHELSGGMKQRIAIARSLAYNPDVLLMDEPFAALDAQTRETLQSELLRIWEATKKTIIFITHGIEEAVYLGQRVAVMTSRPGRIKEVIEIPFEARTSEEDLRAHPDFVKLRHQIWDLLKDEVQRAQEQEKNRSLGWGSSTLSGKGAAVDG comes from the coding sequence ATGACTGCCAATACCGCCAAAATCAGCATTCAGCAGGTGAATAAAGCTTTTCGTGTCACACGGAGACCTGGTGATCTGAAAGCCAATCAAGAGCCTGTCAAGGCACTTGACAGTATTAATCTGGACGTGAAGCCCGGGGAATTCATGGTTATTGTTGGTCCGTCCGGATGCGGAAAGTCTACCCTGCTTGATCTTCTCGCCGGTCTGACGACGCCTTCCAGCGGACAAATCCTACTGGACGGCAAGCCGATAACAGGTCCGAATCTGGATCGTGGCATTGTGTTCCAGCAGTATGCCTTGTTCCCTTGGAAGACGGCCTTGGCCAATGTGGAATTTGGCCTTGAGACCAAGGGGGTTCCGCGTAAGGAACGGCGCGAGATCGCTCAGGAATATATTCAGCTTGTAGGCCTTGCAGGATTTGAGCATCGCTATCCTCATGAACTCTCGGGAGGCATGAAGCAGCGGATCGCCATTGCAAGAAGCCTGGCTTACAATCCGGATGTGCTGCTGATGGATGAACCCTTCGCCGCGCTGGATGCCCAGACCCGGGAGACCCTGCAGAGTGAACTGCTGCGAATCTGGGAAGCAACGAAGAAGACGATTATCTTCATTACTCACGGGATTGAGGAGGCCGTCTATCTGGGCCAGCGTGTAGCCGTTATGACCTCCCGGCCTGGGAGAATTAAGGAAGTGATTGAAATTCCATTTGAAGCCAGAACGTCGGAGGAGGATCTGCGGGCTCACCCCGACTTTGTGAAGCTCCGGCATCAGATTTGGGATCTGCTGAAGGATGAAGTTCAGCGTGCGCAGGAACAGGAGAAGAACCGCAGTCTGGGTTGGGGTAGCAGCACATTATCAGGGAAGGGGGCCGCTGTAGATGGCTAA
- a CDS encoding ABC transporter substrate-binding protein, giving the protein MNPVSKFAGTAMALLLVSSLVLSGCGKSNTPLASAAGQDGLEVAELRYQGNVGAVTYPELAEDLGYLAPLKLNFIGNTISGPQDIQSVVTGDTDFGGAFNGAIVKLLAAKAPITPVIAYYGVDDNTWSGYYVLDGSSIKTARDLIGKRIAVNTLGAHHEFVIKEYLHRQGLTQEEIEQVTLVVVPPVTTEQTLRANQIDVATLGGILRDKALERGGIHPLFTDKELFGTFSAGSYVLTDAFIKKNPKATRKFVEATAKAIEWARTTPRDEVVARYEKIINNRGRKEDTKAIKYWKSTGVAGKGGLIADKEFSTWVDWLVNEGTIKQGELNAKELFSNEFNPYLNEGKAK; this is encoded by the coding sequence ATGAATCCTGTTTCCAAATTTGCCGGTACGGCTATGGCCCTGCTGCTGGTATCCTCGCTGGTGTTGTCCGGATGCGGCAAAAGCAACACTCCACTAGCGAGCGCAGCCGGCCAGGATGGTCTTGAGGTTGCGGAGCTTCGTTATCAGGGCAACGTAGGTGCGGTTACCTATCCGGAACTTGCCGAAGACCTGGGCTATCTGGCACCTCTCAAATTGAATTTCATCGGGAATACAATCAGCGGGCCGCAGGATATCCAGTCCGTGGTCACCGGGGATACCGACTTCGGAGGGGCCTTTAACGGTGCGATTGTCAAGCTGCTCGCTGCCAAAGCCCCGATTACTCCGGTGATTGCTTACTACGGGGTCGATGATAATACCTGGAGCGGATATTATGTGCTGGATGGTAGTTCCATTAAGACAGCCCGGGATTTAATTGGCAAAAGAATTGCCGTCAATACGCTCGGTGCCCATCACGAATTCGTAATTAAGGAATACCTGCACAGGCAGGGCCTGACTCAGGAAGAGATTGAACAGGTTACCCTGGTTGTAGTTCCGCCGGTCACTACGGAACAGACGCTGCGGGCCAACCAGATCGATGTGGCTACACTCGGCGGTATACTGCGGGACAAGGCGCTGGAACGCGGCGGAATCCATCCTCTTTTCACAGATAAGGAGCTGTTCGGGACGTTCAGCGCAGGCAGTTACGTGTTAACTGATGCATTTATCAAGAAAAATCCGAAGGCCACGCGCAAATTCGTGGAAGCCACAGCCAAAGCGATTGAATGGGCGAGGACGACTCCGCGTGATGAAGTGGTGGCAAGGTACGAGAAGATCATCAATAATCGCGGCCGCAAGGAGGACACCAAGGCCATCAAGTATTGGAAGAGCACTGGAGTTGCGGGCAAGGGCGGGCTGATTGCGGATAAGGAATTCAGCACCTGGGTGGATTGGCTGGTTAATGAAGGCACGATCAAGCAGGGCGAGCTGAATGCCAAAGAGCTGTTCAGCAATGAATTCAATCCATATTTAAATGAGGGCAAGGCCAAGTAG
- a CDS encoding TetR/AcrR family transcriptional regulator, with protein sequence MCPRNVERDLRVRDERIQQILDSAITIISSKGFGSTSISDIAKAAGISIGTMYHYFRSKDEVFAEVLKRGQLDYGQKVSELAKEQGIPALAKLHDFAASWLANPINWAYTIMLQSARTTETVPMEIRQAVTDRFTANLQPLARIMEDGQREGTVVQGDPLKLAFYFVSLIQGLTLQRAPGFEIPVSIEVDGLMRLFQA encoded by the coding sequence ATGTGTCCCAGAAATGTGGAGCGTGACTTAAGAGTTAGAGATGAACGAATTCAGCAGATTCTGGATTCAGCTATTACTATTATTTCAAGTAAAGGGTTCGGATCCACAAGCATCAGCGATATTGCCAAGGCAGCCGGAATCAGCATTGGTACGATGTACCATTACTTCAGATCTAAGGATGAAGTATTTGCCGAAGTGCTCAAGCGGGGTCAGCTGGATTATGGACAGAAAGTGTCGGAGCTTGCGAAGGAGCAGGGAATTCCTGCGCTTGCCAAGCTGCATGATTTCGCCGCGAGCTGGCTTGCCAATCCAATTAACTGGGCTTATACGATTATGCTTCAAAGCGCCCGGACTACAGAGACCGTGCCGATGGAGATCAGACAGGCAGTAACGGACAGATTCACGGCGAACCTTCAGCCTCTCGCCCGCATTATGGAGGATGGCCAGCGGGAAGGCACGGTCGTTCAGGGCGATCCGCTGAAGCTGGCCTTTTATTTTGTCAGCTTGATTCAGGGACTAACACTTCAACGGGCACCAGGATTCGAGATTCCGGTATCCATAGAAGTCGATGGATTAATGCGGCTGTTCCAAGCATAA
- a CDS encoding ABC transporter ATP-binding protein, whose translation MSEHSLVIEHLNRTFASPAGPVHALSNIQLKVRQGEFVTLIGPSGCGKSTLLKIVGGLDTGYEGKAELNGSPITGPGIEKGVIFQEPRLFPWLNVEKNIAANLSLKSPAVRRRVDELIELVRLKGFEKAYPRELSGGMAQRVAIARALLRSPEVLLLDEPFGALDAFTRAHMQEVLLDIWQNNKTTMLFVTHDLDEAVFLGERVVIMNPRPGHIREIQPIDLPFPRSRTGASFQELRRLVLQAFEKVEEPQIDLGAGI comes from the coding sequence ATGTCCGAGCATTCTTTGGTAATCGAACATCTCAATCGCACTTTTGCTTCTCCTGCGGGTCCGGTTCATGCTCTCTCGAATATTCAGCTTAAGGTGAGACAAGGCGAGTTCGTCACACTGATTGGACCAAGCGGCTGTGGCAAGAGCACTCTGCTCAAGATTGTAGGCGGGCTTGATACCGGGTATGAAGGCAAGGCCGAGCTGAATGGCAGCCCGATTACAGGGCCCGGCATTGAGAAGGGGGTTATCTTCCAAGAGCCTCGCCTGTTCCCTTGGCTGAATGTGGAGAAGAATATAGCTGCCAATCTATCTCTTAAGAGCCCCGCAGTCCGCCGCAGGGTGGATGAGCTGATCGAGCTCGTTAGACTGAAGGGCTTCGAGAAAGCCTACCCCCGCGAGCTGTCGGGAGGCATGGCCCAGCGCGTGGCGATTGCAAGAGCGCTGCTTCGCAGTCCGGAGGTGCTCCTGCTCGACGAGCCCTTTGGCGCGCTGGATGCTTTTACAAGAGCTCACATGCAAGAAGTGCTGCTGGATATCTGGCAGAACAACAAGACGACCATGCTGTTCGTCACGCACGATCTTGACGAGGCGGTATTCCTAGGGGAGCGGGTTGTTATTATGAATCCCAGACCCGGACATATCCGTGAGATTCAGCCGATTGACCTGCCATTCCCGCGTTCAAGAACCGGAGCCTCCTTCCAGGAGCTGCGCCGCCTGGTTCTCCAGGCATTTGAGAAGGTTGAAGAACCCCAGATTGATCTGGGAGCAGGCATTTAA